A genomic region of Erythrobacter sp. SCSIO 43205 contains the following coding sequences:
- a CDS encoding SDR family oxidoreductase has translation MPQLNRRNLLAGAAATGVLAASVSVRASDLVASDVDLTGKSILITGCSSGFGRLAAEDFARKGAKVFATMRNLPRPEADELMALAAEEELDLHVIEIDVLSDEMVVQGVARAEEINGGGIDILVNNAGIGLSSPVEVQDMAATQLIFDTNVFGCHRMARAVLPGMRTKGSGQIFQISSQLGRVIVPNAGHYSATKFALEAMSEQLAYELVPHNIDVTIIEPGGYPTKVWVNRNILTRELKARADEVHTSGYPQAVARMGEEDGSGRTADPMDVPNAMAQIIAMPPGTRPLRREVHPGAKPQIAINKVSAEVQVGWLGQSGYGPWIKAVHNV, from the coding sequence ATGCCACAGTTAAACAGACGCAATCTTCTTGCTGGTGCTGCTGCAACCGGGGTTCTGGCTGCGAGCGTTTCAGTGAGGGCAAGCGATCTTGTTGCAAGTGACGTTGACCTGACTGGCAAATCGATCCTCATCACAGGCTGCTCAAGCGGTTTTGGCCGCCTCGCGGCAGAGGATTTCGCTCGCAAAGGGGCAAAAGTTTTTGCCACCATGCGCAACCTCCCCCGCCCCGAAGCCGATGAACTTATGGCTCTTGCTGCTGAAGAGGAGCTCGATCTGCACGTCATCGAAATTGACGTTCTGTCCGATGAAATGGTTGTCCAAGGCGTTGCCAGGGCTGAAGAGATCAATGGTGGCGGGATTGATATTCTCGTCAACAACGCCGGGATCGGCCTGTCGTCTCCTGTTGAGGTTCAGGACATGGCAGCAACGCAGTTGATCTTCGATACCAACGTGTTTGGTTGTCACCGTATGGCGCGCGCGGTTCTGCCGGGAATGCGGACCAAGGGATCGGGCCAAATTTTCCAGATTTCCTCCCAATTGGGCCGCGTAATCGTTCCCAATGCCGGGCATTATTCCGCAACCAAATTTGCGCTTGAGGCGATGAGCGAACAGCTCGCTTATGAACTGGTCCCGCATAATATTGATGTGACGATTATCGAACCGGGCGGTTATCCGACAAAGGTTTGGGTCAATCGCAATATCCTGACCCGCGAATTGAAGGCGCGCGCTGACGAGGTCCACACAAGCGGCTATCCCCAAGCTGTTGCTCGCATGGGTGAAGAAGATGGCTCTGGCCGCACCGCCGATCCGATGGATGTCCCCAATGCAATGGCTCAAATTATCGCCATGCCGCCCGGAACCCGTCCACTGCGCCGCGAAGTGCATCCCGGCGCCAAACCGCAAATCGCCATCAACAAAGTCAGCGCCGAGGTTCAGGTCGGATGGCTTGGCCAGAGCGGATATGGCCCATGGATCAAGGCAGTGCATAACGTTTGA
- a CDS encoding CPBP family intramembrane glutamic endopeptidase: MTTRQLLGATCLQAGVFTIAGAMIWVGSGREILAFVTFDWIEVVYGIVIAAAMIASGYLLFALFPRFSERMVREQAYSLAFLKNKLGMGPVIVLSLCAGIWEEAFFRGGLLTLASDHLPVWLAVIITSVLFALIHLARLKIAIIIALIGGVFAVLYLALESLLAVMIGHALYDIWALWRVQNEMHRLGVFDCTQSDIDGTP, encoded by the coding sequence ATGACCACGCGGCAACTGCTCGGCGCGACGTGCTTGCAGGCCGGTGTCTTCACGATTGCCGGGGCGATGATCTGGGTGGGATCGGGCCGCGAAATCCTCGCGTTTGTCACTTTTGACTGGATAGAGGTGGTCTACGGCATTGTCATCGCCGCAGCCATGATTGCCAGCGGTTATCTGCTGTTCGCATTATTCCCGCGCTTTTCCGAACGGATGGTGCGCGAACAGGCCTATAGTCTTGCATTTCTCAAGAACAAGCTAGGCATGGGGCCGGTCATCGTCTTGTCTCTTTGCGCAGGGATATGGGAAGAGGCTTTCTTTCGTGGAGGGCTGCTCACACTTGCAAGTGACCATCTGCCAGTCTGGCTTGCGGTCATTATCACCTCGGTATTGTTTGCTCTAATCCATCTGGCGCGCCTGAAAATCGCGATCATCATCGCCCTTATTGGCGGCGTTTTTGCAGTTCTTTACCTTGCATTGGAGAGCCTTCTTGCCGTGATGATCGGCCATGCGCTGTATGATATATGGGCCTTGTGGCGGGTGCAAAATGAAATGCACCGACTGGGCGTATTCGATTGCACCCAGAGCGATATCGACGGGACGCCTTAG
- the pth gene encoding aminoacyl-tRNA hydrolase, with protein MQIWTGLGNPGPKYALHRHNVGFMALDVIADMHGFGPVQKKFQGWVQEGRVGTQKVLLLKPATFMNESGRAVGEAMRFYKLDLDALTVFHDELDLAPFKVKVKQGGGHAGHNGLRSIDKHLGSDFRRVRLGIGHPGHKDRVNSYVLGNYAKDEQDDLATMLGAVGAEAEWLARGDDPRFMSDVALRQQG; from the coding sequence ATGCAGATCTGGACAGGCCTTGGAAATCCCGGACCAAAATATGCGCTCCACCGGCATAATGTCGGATTTATGGCGCTGGACGTTATTGCCGATATGCACGGCTTTGGGCCGGTGCAAAAAAAGTTCCAAGGCTGGGTTCAGGAAGGGCGCGTCGGGACGCAAAAGGTGCTTTTGCTCAAACCTGCGACTTTCATGAATGAAAGCGGGCGCGCAGTGGGTGAAGCTATGCGCTTTTATAAGCTCGACCTCGACGCGCTTACCGTTTTTCACGACGAGCTTGATCTTGCGCCTTTCAAGGTGAAGGTCAAGCAAGGCGGCGGCCATGCTGGGCACAATGGACTTCGCTCCATCGACAAGCACTTAGGCTCTGATTTTCGCCGAGTGCGGCTTGGCATTGGTCATCCCGGGCACAAAGACCGCGTCAATTCCTATGTGCTGGGCAATTACGCCAAGGATGAACAGGACGATCTGGCAACTATGCTTGGTGCGGTCGGGGCTGAGGCTGAGTGGCTGGCCAGGGGGGATGATCCCCGGTTTATGAGCGACGTTGCGCTGCGCCAGCAAGGATGA